One window from the genome of Lysobacter helvus encodes:
- a CDS encoding ABC transporter permease, whose protein sequence is MNVHAIRAIYRFEMARTFRTMLESILSPVLSTSLYFIVFGAAIGSRMGDLGGVSYGAFIIPGLIMLSLLNESISNASFGIYLPKWSGTIFELLSAPVSYFEAVIGYVGAAATKSLMLGVLILVTARAFVPYHIAHPFWMLAFLVLTAVTFSLFGFIIGIWADSFQRLQVIPLLIITPLTFLGGAFYSIDMLPEPWRTFTLFNPVVYLVSGMRWSFYGISDVDVTLSATAIVGFLLACLFGVWWIFKTGYKLKS, encoded by the coding sequence ATGAACGTGCACGCGATCCGCGCGATCTACCGCTTCGAAATGGCGCGCACCTTCCGCACGATGCTCGAAAGCATCCTGTCGCCGGTGTTGTCGACGTCGCTGTACTTCATCGTGTTCGGCGCGGCGATCGGCTCGCGCATGGGCGACCTGGGCGGCGTGAGCTACGGCGCTTTCATCATTCCCGGCCTGATCATGCTGTCGCTGCTCAACGAGAGCATTTCGAACGCCTCGTTCGGCATCTATTTGCCGAAGTGGTCCGGGACGATCTTCGAATTGCTGTCGGCGCCGGTGTCGTACTTCGAAGCAGTCATCGGCTACGTGGGCGCGGCGGCGACGAAGTCGCTGATGCTGGGCGTACTGATCCTCGTGACCGCACGCGCCTTCGTGCCGTACCACATCGCGCATCCGTTCTGGATGCTCGCGTTCCTGGTGCTGACGGCCGTCACCTTCAGCCTGTTCGGTTTCATCATCGGCATCTGGGCGGACAGCTTCCAGCGCCTGCAGGTGATCCCGCTGCTCATCATCACGCCCCTGACGTTCCTGGGCGGCGCGTTCTATTCCATCGACATGCTCCCCGAACCCTGGCGCACCTTCACCCTGTTCAACCCCGTCGTGTACCTGGTGAGCGGCATGCGCTGGAGCTTCTACGGCATCTCCGACGTCGACGTCACCCTGAGCGCCACCGCGATCGTCGGCTTCCTGCTCGCCTGCCTGTTCGGCGTGTGGTGGATCTTCAAGACCGGCTACAAGCTCAAGTCCTGA
- a CDS encoding GGDEF domain-containing protein, giving the protein MSPEGDGNQHDHDPVTTPAAAGAGASAWQARLTGLLAEVSREALEGEDLEAVLRRIVECLVRNLPVAIASIILLDDEGTHFMQEVWAGDVELFPQELAHGWPVSVGAAGRCARTGEAQLINDVDTDPDYISGNSAVRSEYLVPIRHRTRLHGVLNIESTRADFFSEETRSVFDAIAGQVAGAIHLARVVGELESANRKLEQLSMSDGLTGIANRRCFDQRLSAEWEWLAGEGRELALVLADADAFKPLNDAHGHLYGDECLRELARICMRLADGTDDLVARFGGEELVLLLPGRDLAAAQELGERLRRDVEAAAMPHAQSQVAPHVTVSVGVSAVRPSKAMSPDHLIAAADRALYMAKARGRNRVIALEADPKDA; this is encoded by the coding sequence ATGAGTCCTGAGGGGGACGGCAACCAGCACGACCACGACCCGGTCACGACGCCTGCAGCAGCGGGCGCCGGGGCGAGCGCGTGGCAGGCCCGCCTCACCGGGCTGCTGGCCGAAGTTTCGCGCGAAGCCCTCGAAGGCGAAGACCTCGAGGCCGTGCTGCGCCGCATCGTGGAATGCCTGGTGCGCAACCTGCCGGTGGCCATCGCCAGCATCATCCTGCTCGACGACGAAGGCACGCACTTCATGCAGGAAGTCTGGGCCGGGGACGTGGAGTTGTTCCCGCAGGAACTCGCGCACGGCTGGCCCGTCAGCGTCGGCGCCGCCGGCCGCTGCGCGCGCACCGGCGAGGCGCAACTGATCAACGACGTCGACACCGATCCGGATTACATCTCCGGCAACAGCGCGGTGCGCTCCGAATACCTCGTGCCGATCCGCCACCGCACGCGCCTGCACGGCGTGCTCAACATCGAGAGCACGCGCGCGGATTTCTTCAGCGAAGAAACGCGGTCGGTGTTCGATGCGATCGCCGGGCAAGTCGCGGGCGCGATCCACCTTGCGCGGGTGGTCGGCGAACTGGAATCGGCCAACCGCAAGCTCGAGCAACTCTCGATGAGCGATGGCCTCACCGGCATCGCCAACCGCCGCTGCTTCGACCAGCGCCTGTCCGCCGAATGGGAATGGCTGGCGGGCGAGGGCCGCGAACTGGCGCTGGTACTCGCCGACGCCGACGCGTTCAAGCCGCTCAACGATGCGCACGGCCATCTCTACGGCGACGAATGCCTGCGCGAACTCGCACGCATCTGCATGCGCCTGGCCGACGGCACCGACGATCTCGTCGCGCGCTTCGGCGGCGAGGAACTCGTGTTGCTGCTGCCGGGCCGCGACCTGGCGGCCGCGCAGGAACTCGGCGAACGCCTGCGCCGCGACGTGGAAGCGGCCGCGATGCCGCACGCGCAGTCGCAGGTGGCCCCGCATGTCACCGTGAGCGTCGGCGTGAGCGCGGTGCGCCCGTCGAAGGCCATGTCGCCCGATCACCTCATCGCCGCCGCCGATCGCGCGCTGTACATGGCGAAGGCGCGCGGCCGCAATCGCGTGATCGCGCTCGAGGCCGATCCGAAGGACGCCTGA
- a CDS encoding ABCB family ABC transporter ATP-binding protein/permease translates to MQTPNDPVAPASPAPPSDDLVAAPDASAGAEPVARASNTRADWQVLSTLVPYLKPFAGRISLALLLVILGKLANLAVPMVLKRLVDGLNVAPSLIVLPVGLLLAYGASRVAVTMFTELRQVVFARVMARVSRRVTLQVFRHLHALSLRFHLARRTGGVARDVERGGTAISDLLDWTLYTIVPTAFEILLVTGVLAYYYDWGFVGITFATLVAYVAFTVSITEWRTRYYRAAVEADTKANERAVDSLLNYETVKYFGNEEHEARRYDENLQRLENAQVMSRKTLAVLNLGQTAIVALGVSAMMWRAAAGVVSGEMTVGDLVLVNAYLLQLSAPLNMLGMMYREVKQAMTNLERLFGLLDERQDVQDRPGAVPLHATQPQVRFEAVRFAYDPRRQILRDVDFTIAPGATVAVVGHSGSGKSTLARLLYRFYDIDGGRITITDASGTEHDIRDYTQHSVRATIAIVPQDTVLFNDTIYYNIEYGRPGATREEVEHAARAAHIHEQIAALPDGYDTEVGERGLKLSGGEKQRVAIARALLKNPAILIFDEATSALDTRSEQAIQGELDRIALGRTTLTIAHRLSTVMGADEILVMDAGRIVERGTHLDLIARQGVYAAMWKLQQQERMEELREAAQVPQPAPQEAGA, encoded by the coding sequence ATGCAGACCCCCAACGACCCCGTGGCTCCCGCGAGCCCGGCCCCGCCGTCCGACGACCTCGTCGCCGCCCCGGACGCCTCCGCGGGCGCCGAACCCGTCGCGCGCGCCAGCAACACCCGCGCCGACTGGCAGGTGCTCTCGACGCTGGTCCCGTACCTGAAGCCCTTCGCCGGCCGCATCTCCCTGGCGCTGCTGCTGGTGATTCTCGGCAAGCTCGCCAACCTGGCGGTGCCGATGGTGCTCAAGCGGCTGGTCGACGGGCTCAACGTCGCCCCGTCGCTGATCGTGCTGCCGGTGGGCTTGCTGCTGGCCTACGGTGCGTCGCGCGTGGCGGTCACGATGTTCACCGAACTGCGGCAGGTCGTGTTCGCGCGCGTGATGGCGCGGGTGTCGCGCCGCGTGACGTTGCAGGTCTTCCGGCATCTCCACGCGTTGTCGCTGCGCTTCCACCTGGCGCGGCGCACGGGCGGCGTGGCGCGCGACGTCGAGCGCGGCGGCACCGCGATCTCCGACCTGCTGGACTGGACGCTCTACACGATCGTCCCCACCGCGTTCGAAATCCTGCTCGTCACCGGCGTGCTCGCGTACTACTACGACTGGGGCTTCGTCGGGATCACCTTCGCCACGCTGGTGGCGTACGTCGCCTTCACCGTGTCGATCACCGAGTGGCGCACGCGCTACTACCGCGCCGCGGTGGAGGCCGACACCAAGGCCAACGAGCGCGCGGTGGATTCGTTGCTCAACTACGAGACCGTCAAGTACTTCGGCAACGAAGAGCACGAAGCGCGCCGCTACGACGAAAACCTGCAGCGCCTCGAGAACGCGCAGGTGATGAGCCGCAAGACCCTGGCGGTGCTCAACCTCGGGCAGACCGCGATCGTGGCGCTGGGCGTGTCCGCGATGATGTGGCGCGCGGCGGCGGGCGTGGTGTCGGGCGAGATGACGGTCGGCGACCTGGTGCTGGTCAACGCCTACCTGCTGCAGCTGTCCGCGCCGCTGAACATGCTCGGCATGATGTATCGCGAGGTGAAGCAGGCGATGACCAACCTGGAACGCCTGTTCGGCCTGCTGGACGAGCGCCAGGACGTGCAGGACCGCCCCGGCGCGGTGCCGCTGCATGCCACGCAGCCGCAGGTGCGCTTCGAAGCCGTGCGGTTCGCCTACGACCCGCGCCGGCAGATCCTGCGCGATGTCGACTTCACGATCGCGCCGGGCGCCACCGTGGCGGTGGTCGGGCATTCGGGGTCGGGCAAGTCCACGCTGGCGCGCTTGCTGTACCGCTTCTACGACATCGACGGCGGCCGCATCACGATCACCGACGCCAGCGGCACCGAGCACGACATCCGCGACTACACGCAGCACTCGGTGCGCGCCACGATCGCGATCGTCCCGCAGGACACGGTGCTGTTCAACGACACCATCTACTACAACATCGAGTACGGCCGCCCCGGCGCCACGCGCGAAGAAGTCGAGCACGCCGCGCGCGCCGCGCACATCCACGAACAGATCGCGGCCCTGCCGGATGGTTACGACACGGAAGTGGGCGAGCGCGGGCTGAAGCTTTCCGGCGGCGAGAAGCAACGCGTCGCCATCGCGCGCGCGCTGCTCAAGAACCCGGCGATCCTGATCTTCGACGAGGCGACGTCGGCGCTGGATACGCGCTCGGAGCAGGCGATCCAGGGCGAACTGGACCGCATCGCATTGGGCCGCACCACGCTGACCATCGCGCATCGCCTGTCCACCGTGATGGGCGCGGACGAAATCCTGGTGATGGATGCCGGGCGCATCGTCGAGCGCGGCACGCACCTGGACCTCATCGCGCGGCAGGGCGTGTACGCGGCGATGTGGAAGCTGCAGCAGCAGGAGCGCATGGAAGAACTGCGCGAAGCCGCGCAGGTACCGCAACCCGCGCCGCAGGAAGCGGGCGCCTGA
- a CDS encoding YciI family protein — protein sequence MQFLLLVYTDAELLEALPEGRYDTMMKGCFEHADDLKRDGKLLESQQLEDAKTARSVRIRDGKTRVIDGPFAETKELLGGFNLIEADSMEEAVRIAESLPWATMGCIEVRPVRDINAVRTRVGAPA from the coding sequence ATGCAATTCCTGTTGCTCGTCTACACGGATGCCGAACTGCTCGAGGCGCTGCCCGAGGGCCGGTACGACACGATGATGAAGGGCTGCTTCGAGCACGCCGACGACCTGAAGCGCGACGGGAAGCTGTTGGAGTCGCAACAGCTCGAAGACGCGAAGACCGCGCGCTCGGTGCGCATCCGCGACGGGAAGACGCGGGTGATCGATGGGCCGTTCGCGGAGACGAAGGAACTGCTCGGCGGGTTCAACCTGATCGAAGCCGACAGCATGGAGGAGGCGGTGCGCATCGCCGAATCGCTGCCGTGGGCCACGATGGGGTGCATCGAGGTGCGGCCGGTGCGCGACATCAACGCCGTGCGCACGCGCGTCGGAGCGCCTGCGTGA
- a CDS encoding glycosyltransferase yields the protein MWSFIVPAHDEAPLLGATLDALHAAARDAGFDYECVVVDDASTDATAEVARAHGARVVSVAFRHIAATRNAGAAASTGERLCFVDADTLVNAALLRAANAALDAGAAGGGCAVRLSGNVAWPVRAFTALLMQAFRWTHVTPGCFVFCTRAAFHATGGFDESYYAAEDVVFSRALARIGRIAILREAVHTSDRKLRTFGVLDHFRLMLRFALGGRRVLRSRDALALWYARRRH from the coding sequence ATGTGGTCCTTCATCGTTCCAGCGCACGACGAGGCGCCGTTGCTCGGCGCCACGCTGGACGCCCTCCATGCCGCCGCGCGCGACGCAGGCTTCGATTACGAATGCGTCGTGGTCGACGACGCATCGACGGACGCCACCGCGGAGGTCGCACGCGCGCACGGCGCACGCGTGGTGTCCGTCGCGTTCCGCCACATCGCCGCCACGCGCAACGCCGGCGCGGCGGCCAGCACGGGCGAACGCCTGTGCTTCGTCGATGCCGACACGCTGGTCAACGCGGCGCTGCTGCGCGCCGCCAACGCTGCGCTGGACGCGGGCGCCGCCGGCGGCGGCTGCGCGGTGCGCCTGTCCGGCAACGTCGCCTGGCCGGTCCGCGCGTTCACCGCGCTGCTGATGCAGGCCTTCCGCTGGACGCACGTGACACCGGGCTGCTTCGTGTTCTGCACGCGCGCGGCGTTCCATGCCACCGGCGGGTTCGACGAAAGCTACTACGCTGCCGAAGACGTCGTCTTCAGCCGCGCGCTCGCACGCATCGGGCGCATCGCGATCCTGCGCGAAGCGGTGCACACGTCCGACCGCAAGTTGCGCACCTTCGGCGTGCTGGATCACTTCCGCCTGATGTTGCGCTTCGCGCTGGGCGGGCGCCGCGTGCTGCGCTCGCGCGATGCGCTCGCGCTCTGGTACGCACGACGCCGGCACTGA
- a CDS encoding PepSY domain-containing protein encodes MRYKSLAILTLALAASGTGFAQQAQPAASTSTTASASVAAPVALTEAQVRAKLAADGYTKVNDVKFKDGVWKADARSADGNRVDVRIDAKTGEVYPDEQVANLSEKDVRAKLAAAGYLKVHDVDFEDGIWNAEADDPQGKDVEIKIDPKTGEVIGKEKD; translated from the coding sequence ATGCGCTACAAATCCCTCGCGATCCTCACGCTCGCCCTCGCCGCCAGCGGCACCGGCTTCGCGCAGCAGGCGCAGCCCGCCGCCTCGACCAGCACGACGGCCTCCGCCAGCGTCGCCGCGCCGGTCGCGCTGACCGAAGCCCAGGTGCGCGCGAAGCTCGCCGCCGATGGCTACACCAAGGTCAACGACGTCAAGTTCAAGGACGGCGTGTGGAAGGCCGATGCGCGCAGCGCGGACGGCAACCGCGTCGACGTGCGCATCGATGCGAAGACCGGCGAGGTCTATCCGGACGAACAGGTCGCCAACCTCAGCGAGAAGGACGTGCGCGCCAAGCTGGCCGCGGCCGGCTACCTGAAGGTGCACGACGTCGACTTCGAAGACGGCATCTGGAACGCCGAGGCGGACGATCCGCAGGGCAAGGATGTGGAGATCAAGATCGACCCGAAGACCGGCGAGGTCATCGGCAAGGAAAAGGACTGA
- a CDS encoding DUF4031 domain-containing protein — protein MTVYVDDAVTLWRDRRWAHLMADTLDELHAMAAALGMPRRAFQDKTSGAHYDVDSDLRDRAIALGAVPISRHADRALVRRVIARAKAQGRGEAP, from the coding sequence ATGACCGTGTACGTGGACGACGCCGTCACCCTGTGGCGCGACCGCCGCTGGGCGCACCTGATGGCGGACACGCTGGATGAGTTGCACGCGATGGCCGCAGCGCTGGGCATGCCCCGCCGCGCTTTCCAGGACAAGACCAGCGGCGCCCACTACGACGTGGATTCGGACCTGCGTGATCGGGCCATCGCGCTGGGCGCCGTACCGATCTCGCGCCACGCCGACCGCGCCCTAGTCCGCCGCGTCATCGCACGCGCGAAAGCACAGGGCCGCGGCGAAGCCCCTTAG
- a CDS encoding ABC transporter ATP-binding protein yields MPNPAHDAANDIAVSIRDVGKTYASGFEALKHVNLDIRRGEIFALLGPNGAGKTTLISIVCGIVNASSGTVLADGHDIVREYRATRSKIGLVPQELSTDTFETVWSTLKFSRGLFGKAPDPAHLEQVLRDLSLWDKKDAKIMTLSGGMKRRVLIAKALAHEPSILFLDEPTAGVDVELRHDMWRMVRALRERGTTIILTTHYIEEAEEMADRIGVIRKGELILVEDKQTLMRKLGSKQLAIQLMSPIEKLPESLADLPLALSEDGLSLVYSFDTQADDTGIAPLLRRLHDQGIDFKDLHSSETSLEDIFVRLVRAPA; encoded by the coding sequence ATGCCAAACCCCGCGCACGACGCCGCCAACGACATCGCCGTCTCCATCCGCGATGTCGGCAAGACCTACGCCTCGGGCTTCGAGGCGCTCAAGCACGTCAACCTGGACATCCGCCGCGGCGAGATCTTCGCGCTGCTCGGGCCCAACGGCGCGGGCAAGACGACGCTCATCAGCATCGTGTGCGGCATCGTCAACGCGAGCTCAGGCACCGTGCTGGCCGACGGCCACGACATCGTGCGCGAGTACCGCGCCACGCGCAGCAAGATCGGATTGGTGCCGCAGGAACTCTCGACCGATACGTTCGAGACGGTGTGGTCGACGCTGAAGTTCAGCCGCGGCCTGTTCGGCAAGGCGCCGGATCCGGCGCACCTGGAACAGGTGCTGCGCGATCTCTCGCTGTGGGACAAGAAGGACGCGAAGATCATGACGCTGTCCGGCGGCATGAAGCGTCGCGTGCTGATCGCCAAGGCGCTGGCGCACGAACCGAGCATCCTGTTCCTCGACGAACCCACCGCCGGTGTCGACGTCGAACTGCGCCACGACATGTGGCGCATGGTGCGCGCCCTGCGCGAGCGCGGCACCACGATCATCCTCACCACGCACTACATCGAGGAAGCGGAGGAGATGGCCGACCGCATCGGCGTGATCCGCAAGGGCGAGCTGATCCTGGTGGAGGACAAGCAGACGCTGATGCGCAAGCTCGGGAGCAAGCAGCTCGCGATCCAGCTGATGTCGCCGATCGAGAAGCTGCCGGAGTCGCTGGCCGACCTGCCGCTCGCGTTGTCGGAGGATGGGTTGTCGCTGGTGTATTCCTTCGACACGCAGGCCGACGATACCGGCATCGCACCGCTGCTGCGCCGGCTGCACGACCAGGGCATCGACTTCAAGGACCTGCATTCCAGCGAGACCTCGCTCGAGGACATCTTCGTCCGCCTGGTGAGGGCGCCGGCATGA
- a CDS encoding VOC family protein — MDIAIHASFLPHNDADASLAFYRDLLGFEVRNDVGYKGMRWITVGPAGQPGTSIVLYPPGASPGVTDDERRTIAEMMAKGTFATILLATHDLDGVFARLQASDAEIVQEPTDQPYGVRDCAVRDPASNMVRIQAIG; from the coding sequence ATGGACATCGCCATCCACGCCAGTTTCCTCCCGCACAACGACGCCGATGCGTCCCTTGCCTTCTATCGCGACTTGCTGGGCTTCGAGGTTCGCAACGATGTGGGCTACAAGGGGATGCGCTGGATCACGGTCGGGCCTGCCGGCCAGCCGGGCACGTCGATCGTGCTGTATCCGCCGGGCGCGAGCCCGGGCGTCACGGACGATGAGCGCCGCACCATCGCGGAGATGATGGCGAAGGGGACGTTCGCGACGATCCTGTTGGCGACGCACGATCTCGATGGGGTGTTTGCGCGGTTGCAGGCCAGCGATGCGGAGATCGTGCAGGAGCCTACGGACCAGCCTTACGGGGTGCGGGACTGTGCGGTGCGGGATCCGGCCAGCAACATGGTGCGGATACAGGCGATTGGTTGA
- a CDS encoding PilT/PilU family type 4a pilus ATPase translates to MLSDEQAKDYMHKLLAAMAKAGGSDLFIAHDYPPSMKAHGSMTPLTQQKLTSEVTASLARCLMNEKQRAEFAEQMECNFAIVVPGVSRFRVNVFVQQGNVGMVLRTIAAEIPNFEKLRLPEVLKDVVMEKRGLVLLVGGTGSGKSTSLAAMIDHRNRTSAGHIITVEDPVEYAHVSQKSLVTHREVGVDTHSWHHALKNTLRQAPDVILVGEIRDAETMEHAISFAETGHLCLSTLHANSASQTMERIINFFPEERRTQLLMDLSANLRAIVSQRLVRTEDGKGRVAAIEILLNTPTIAEKIFKGEFNELKGVMTKSRELGMRTFDWALFELYNDGLISYEEAIRNADSANELRLNIKLKSKRGEPSNAAGTSLELHHQPTPAELEAMRQEELRKQQFKRDEIELQRLMAAKQAAAG, encoded by the coding sequence ATGTTGAGCGACGAACAAGCCAAGGACTACATGCACAAGCTGCTGGCGGCGATGGCCAAGGCCGGCGGCTCCGACTTGTTCATCGCGCACGACTACCCGCCGAGCATGAAGGCGCACGGGTCGATGACGCCGCTCACGCAGCAGAAGCTCACCAGCGAAGTCACCGCGTCCCTCGCCCGCTGCCTGATGAACGAGAAGCAGCGCGCCGAGTTCGCCGAGCAGATGGAGTGCAACTTCGCCATCGTGGTGCCCGGCGTGTCGCGCTTCCGCGTCAACGTGTTCGTGCAGCAGGGCAACGTGGGCATGGTGCTGCGCACGATCGCCGCGGAAATCCCGAATTTCGAAAAGCTGCGCCTCCCCGAGGTCCTGAAGGACGTCGTGATGGAGAAGCGCGGCCTGGTGCTGCTGGTCGGCGGCACGGGCTCGGGCAAGTCCACGTCGCTGGCGGCGATGATCGACCACCGCAACCGCACCTCGGCCGGCCACATCATCACGGTCGAGGATCCGGTCGAATACGCGCACGTCTCGCAGAAGTCGCTGGTCACGCACCGCGAAGTCGGCGTCGACACGCATTCGTGGCACCACGCGCTGAAGAACACCCTGCGCCAGGCGCCGGACGTGATCCTGGTCGGCGAGATCCGCGACGCGGAAACGATGGAGCACGCGATCTCCTTCGCCGAGACCGGCCACCTGTGCCTGAGCACCCTGCACGCCAACAGCGCGTCGCAGACGATGGAACGCATCATCAACTTCTTCCCGGAAGAACGCCGCACGCAGCTGCTGATGGACCTGTCGGCCAACCTGCGCGCGATCGTCTCGCAGCGCCTGGTGCGCACCGAGGACGGCAAGGGCCGCGTCGCCGCGATCGAAATCCTGCTCAACACGCCCACCATCGCCGAGAAGATCTTCAAGGGCGAGTTCAACGAGCTCAAGGGCGTGATGACCAAGTCGCGCGAACTGGGCATGCGCACGTTCGACTGGGCGTTGTTCGAGCTCTACAACGACGGGCTGATCTCGTACGAAGAAGCCATCCGCAACGCGGACTCGGCGAACGAGCTGCGCCTGAACATCAAGTTGAAGAGCAAGCGCGGCGAGCCGTCGAACGCCGCCGGGACGTCGCTGGAGCTCCACCACCAGCCCACGCCGGCGGAACTGGAAGCGATGCGCCAGGAAGAACTGCGCAAGCAGCAGTTCAAGCGCGACGAGATCGAACTGCAGCGCCTGATGGCGGCCAAGCAGGCCGCGGCGGGCTGA
- a CDS encoding DUF3297 family protein, protein MSDTPPDHLSNDPRSKFYDEAALERGIGIKFNGVERTNVEEYCISEGWVRLPVGKSLDRRGQPMTMKMQGKVEAWYRSGDDADAEQV, encoded by the coding sequence ATGTCCGACACGCCCCCCGATCATCTCTCCAACGATCCCCGCAGCAAGTTCTACGACGAGGCTGCGCTCGAGCGCGGCATCGGCATCAAGTTCAACGGCGTGGAACGCACCAACGTCGAGGAGTACTGCATCAGCGAAGGCTGGGTGCGCCTGCCGGTGGGCAAGTCGCTCGATCGCCGCGGCCAGCCGATGACGATGAAGATGCAGGGCAAGGTGGAAGCCTGGTATCGCAGCGGCGACGACGCGGACGCTGAACAGGTTTAA
- a CDS encoding helix-turn-helix transcriptional regulator, with protein sequence MTVRDEAHALRDLARLRRARDRMDREYAQPLDVEALARDAHMSAGHFSRQFRLAYGESPYSYLMTRRIERAMALLRRGDTSVTDACFAVGCASLGTFSTRFTELVGVTPGAYRREARQSTAGIPSCVAKQVTRPVRNREAPSAARG encoded by the coding sequence GTGACCGTTCGCGACGAGGCCCACGCGCTCCGCGACCTCGCCCGCCTGCGCCGCGCACGCGACCGCATGGACCGCGAGTACGCGCAGCCGCTGGACGTCGAAGCCCTGGCGCGCGACGCGCACATGTCGGCCGGGCATTTCAGCCGCCAGTTCCGCCTGGCCTACGGCGAATCGCCCTACAGCTACTTGATGACGCGCCGCATCGAGCGCGCGATGGCGCTCCTGCGCCGCGGCGACACCAGCGTCACCGATGCGTGCTTCGCCGTCGGCTGTGCGTCGCTGGGCACGTTCAGCACGCGCTTCACCGAACTGGTCGGCGTGACCCCCGGTGCCTATCGCCGCGAAGCACGGCAATCGACCGCGGGCATCCCGTCGTGCGTGGCGAAGCAGGTCACGCGACCGGTCAGGAATCGAGAAGCGCCGTCGGCGGCGCGCGGCTAG
- a CDS encoding NRDE family protein, with protein sequence MCLIAVAWRAHPRYRLALIANRDEFHGRPTAPAGPDPEHADVFGGRDLEHGGSWLLASTRGRLAAVTNVRVGGDPEVAPLSRGTLVRGFATGNMTADAYMASLAPDAPRFGRYNLLCWDGDALAFATNHPAHASHAVTEGVHAMSNGAFDAPWPKSGRATHALEQWLAQATDAPVDEAQLASLFDALADTTPAPDARLPDTGVGLDLERVLSPPFVRGARYGTRCSTVVLVDEDVIVFAERRFGPDALPQGTTVARLPRAGRSIPNNT encoded by the coding sequence ATGTGCCTGATCGCCGTCGCCTGGCGTGCGCATCCGCGGTATCGGCTGGCGCTCATCGCCAACCGCGACGAATTCCACGGGCGGCCCACGGCGCCGGCGGGGCCGGATCCGGAGCACGCCGACGTGTTCGGCGGACGCGATCTCGAACACGGGGGAAGCTGGTTGCTCGCGTCCACGCGCGGGCGCCTCGCCGCAGTGACCAACGTGCGCGTGGGCGGCGATCCCGAAGTGGCGCCGTTGTCGCGCGGCACGCTGGTGCGCGGATTCGCGACCGGCAACATGACCGCCGACGCATACATGGCATCGCTCGCACCGGACGCCCCGCGCTTCGGTCGCTACAACCTGTTGTGCTGGGACGGCGACGCGCTCGCGTTCGCCACCAACCATCCGGCCCACGCCAGTCACGCCGTGACCGAAGGCGTACATGCGATGTCGAACGGCGCGTTCGATGCGCCGTGGCCGAAGAGCGGGCGCGCCACGCATGCGCTGGAACAATGGCTGGCGCAAGCCACCGATGCGCCGGTGGACGAAGCGCAGCTGGCGTCGTTGTTCGACGCGCTCGCCGACACCACGCCCGCGCCCGACGCGCGCCTGCCCGACACCGGCGTGGGCCTGGACCTCGAACGCGTGCTGTCGCCGCCCTTCGTGCGCGGCGCGCGTTACGGCACGCGGTGCAGCACGGTGGTGCTGGTGGACGAAGATGTGATCGTGTTCGCAGAACGGCGC